From Armatimonadota bacterium:
GATGGCCGGGCTCAAGCGGGAAGTAGCGCGCCAGGAAAGAAGGAGTTCGCACGTTACGTCTGACCGCCTGGACCAACGCGTCATGCCACGGGGTGAGGGCCTCGAACTCGGATAGAATGTCCTCAGCGACACCGTCCCAGGCACGGCGCACCGGGGATTCCTCGTCGAAGAACCGCTGCGCTATGCGCTCGAGCAGATCGGGGGCCTCTTCAGGCGCGCACTTGAGCTTGCTTGCCGCAAGTGCACAGATGCGGGCGTGGATGGCCGACGAGATGTACTGGCGCAGGGCGCGGCCGGTTGCGATGTAATGGCAGAAGACGAGAACCTTCTCGCCGGACTCCCAGAGCTTCACCGTACGCGCGACGGTGGCCGCGAGTTTCGGGTGCTGTGCGCAGTCGGGCGCATCGGCTGCCGTCAGAATGCTTTCCAGTGTATTCAAGTACCAGTCGGCTGCGTTGCCAAGGTCGTCGATGCGCCACTCAGTGTCATCATCGGTGTCGAGAGCGGCGCACCGACCGGCCTTTGCTTCTGCGCGCGTGTGTAGGAAAGCCTCATAGCAGGAGCACAGGCCCTCGGCGAAGAGAGCTCTCGCGTCACCCGTCTGGCACGCAGCACGGGTGGCGATGAGAAATGGCAGCACGCAGCAGTCTTCGACCGGAATGCCGCCAGTCTGGATGTCCGATCGGTCAAGTATCGCGGCGCCTTCCCGCCGTAGGCGCCGGGGCACGCGGGGCTGATCGGGCAGGTGATCCGGCCGCACGTGACGGATGACCCACGGCCGAAGCTTCTCCTCGGCGTCCCGCATACGGATGTTCGCACGTTCCCAGCAGCCCTTGACCTCTGCAGCCGGTGTGGTGACCCGATCTGACTTGCGGGCTCGACGCCACCACTGTTCAACATCATTGACCGGCTGTTCGTCCACGATAAGGTCATCGGGTCTTAGCCGTCCCCACGCCGTGTCGAGGGCGATAGCCGCATGTTGGGCTGCGTCGAGAGACGCTCTCAACCCAGAGAGCCGTCGGTGATAGTCGTCTCTGCTACATTCGGGCGGGCGCTTGCTCTGCCAGTCTATGCCGTCAAAGCGTTCGAGCACCGAGACGAGCTCATCATGCCCCAGCTGAAACGGTGTGGCCGTGAGGAACAGCATGCGCTCGAACACGCCGCCGAGAGGACCTGCAGCGACTTCGTTTGCGTCGTCCACGGCTTCGGGCACGTGGAACAGAGAGGCGAGACGCGTGCCGGGATTCTTGACGTGATGCGCCTCGTCGAGCACAAGCAAAGGCAGTGAAAGGTCGAGTTGCGCGAGGCAGTCCTTCCACAAGTCCCGGCATTGGTCCTTGAGGACAGCTCGCGCGTGGCGCAGACGCCGCTCGAAGTGTTTGGTATGTCTGCGCGGTATCTGCTCAAGGGCCTCGTAGAGCGCAGTCGTGTCGAGGTGCGGCAGCACATCGCACACGGAACGCGGCACGGGATCGTCATCGTTGGAGGCGTCACGGTCGCCTTCGGGGTCGATGCCGTACTTGCAGAGGACCCGCAGCCATCGTTCGGGAGGCGTCTGCAGCAATTCCACCCAGACGTCGGTCCCGCCCTTGTCCACGTGGCGCAGGTACAGCAGTTGCCCCAAGACGAGACGCAGGGACTGCCGCAGCTTATTGACGCCATGCTTGCCGCGGATAGCGCGCTGGATCAGCGCCAGCATGACCCAGGGGTCACCGAGCGACCTGCTCAGAGCGCCGTGGGTGACGAAGATGATCTGTTTGCGCCGCTCGGGTGGGTCATCGAGAAGCTTCAGGAACTCGACTGCTTTCCGTGCAGTGCCCGCACGGAGGTGCTCTGCCGCTGACGGTGGCAGGCATTTCTCGCGGAAGAGCGCGAAGTCGCGGGGCCATTTCTCGTGGAGCGATGCCGGCACCATGACCACCACCGG
This genomic window contains:
- a CDS encoding DEAD/DEAH box helicase, with the protein product MIARRPYRYWEDIELWVRDRIAREDAERQKVTAREILDRLGELPGLVLGDDVGMGKTFVALAVAASVAHFDPEKRPVVVMVPASLHEKWPRDFALFREKCLPPSAAEHLRAGTARKAVEFLKLLDDPPERRKQIIFVTHGALSRSLGDPWVMLALIQRAIRGKHGVNKLRQSLRLVLGQLLYLRHVDKGGTDVWVELLQTPPERWLRVLCKYGIDPEGDRDASNDDDPVPRSVCDVLPHLDTTALYEALEQIPRRHTKHFERRLRHARAVLKDQCRDLWKDCLAQLDLSLPLLVLDEAHHVKNPGTRLASLFHVPEAVDDANEVAAGPLGGVFERMLFLTATPFQLGHDELVSVLERFDGIDWQSKRPPECSRDDYHRRLSGLRASLDAAQHAAIALDTAWGRLRPDDLIVDEQPVNDVEQWWRRARKSDRVTTPAAEVKGCWERANIRMRDAEEKLRPWVIRHVRPDHLPDQPRVPRRLRREGAAILDRSDIQTGGIPVEDCCVLPFLIATRAACQTGDARALFAEGLCSCYEAFLHTRAEAKAGRCAALDTDDDTEWRIDDLGNAADWYLNTLESILTAADAPDCAQHPKLAATVARTVKLWESGEKVLVFCHYIATGRALRQYISSAIHARICALAASKLKCAPEEAPDLLERIAQRFFDEESPVRRAWDGVAEDILSEFEALTPWHDALVQAVRRNVRTPSFLARYFPLEPGHLDAAQVSAATGTDGEFGRSLQGMIRDFFEFLVNRCGAAEREHYIDAVKRIQTGSHTGSDVMASFSKDELEGHRADQLLPNVRLVNGASRPETRQRLMLAFNTPFYPEVLIASSVMAEGVDLHLNCQHVIHHDLSWNPSCLEQRTGRVDRIGAKAERTRRSIEVFLPYIAETQDEKMFRVVMDRERWFKVVMGERFELDALTTERIAQRLPLPESAASELALDLAVWSSADRGG